TCTTtatgaaatacactgaataaATTATACAAACATCTTCCCCTATACACCCCGTGTATCTATATAGACACATTCATTCTATACATGTGCAACTATGCATGCATGcaacaaaatacagaaaattaAAAGCCATTAAGTCCGGCGAAGAATGCATAATACATACGCAGCGGGTATTTTTACAAACCATACAAAAACGGCGAATGCATTCTGACTTTCTTGATGCCGCACCAACAACTTTGGTGCTGTTAGAGCGATACAAGAATTTGAATGGACATCACATCAAGATGCTACCATGCAAACAGGAATCATACATTTTAGATGTCAGGCATTGTTGAATGGGATTAAATTACATTAGTATACTTTTACACAAACCTTTTGGTACATGACGTAGAGACCTTTAAAGCACAAActatagtgaatgagtgagtttagttgtacactgcactcagcaatattccagctatatgacgccagtgatcaacattatgagcatgtCACATATGGCTTGGTTACATGATGCATGTCTCATTCAAGTTTCAAAAACGGGTCCAAGTTTAATCATATTATTCCAGTCCTCAGAGTGTTAAAGTGTGAACGAGCTTGTGGCAAATCTACCTAAGCAAACTGCGTACTTTGTCATTCAGTAACACCCATAAGGGACCTATCATTCAATATTCGGAGATAGGAATGAGGGAGTTGGGGCATTAAGATTAATATTGTACTTTTATTGTAACTAAGGGTTTTGATCATTGCTTTCAAAGAAGAATACCCAGTGTGTCAATTTTGTGGCTTGCCTTTCCCAAATGTTTACACAAACCGGTATAATTAATTATACAAGCAATTTTTCAACCTCCATTGGCAACACCATCCCCTTATCACAAGTCTGTTTTCCCCAGAATATCCAATGATCTCTTTCTCTTTACTTTACCAAATGGTATTGAAGCTGTCATCTGTACGGAAAGACACTTCTTGGTGTGACTTTATGGGAATACTAAACACAAGACAATGTTTAGAAAGGGAAATACTGAATATATGCTAGTTTGGTGTGAAATCGTCCTTCGTGAATGGTCGTCCGTCTTGACGCAtccgacccatgaaggtcccggagtagagtaggccttcagcaacccatacttgaaataaaaggtgactatgcttgtcgtaagaagcgactaatgggatcgggcggtcaggctcgctgacttggttgacacatgtcaccggttcccaatagcgcagatcgatgctgatgttattggtcactggattgtctggtccagactcgattatttacagaccgccgccatatagctggaatattgctgagtgcggcgtaaaactaaactcactcactcactcttgacgCACCCGTCTGATCGTTTCTGCTACGTCACGTCGATCATTATGTCTCAATGACTCCTCCATGTCACTCATTAGATTTGGTTTATCCGAGTGCTTTTTGGTTCCACGTTAGTATATGCTTGAAGCGAGGGTCGCAGTTGTCTCTTTCAGCTCTTCCAACAATTGTAGTGACCTGTTGCCATTCTGGTGTTGCCAGTGCATGACTCAGCCCCAGTAGACTGCTCTCATTCAGGAGCCGATTGGCTGGAAAGGTCAACCCTCACATATACACGAATATATGTAAACACATAAAcactgaaaatatgaaacagatcGATGTACTTCTAATACATCGAAAAATATATCTGTACAAGAGTCATCTCACATCCTTACCATATAAGGCTCGAAGGTccttggttcgaatccccacacgAAATCTGTGGCCCCTATTTTGGGGCTGAACACGTTCATATCTGAACAAAATACGTCAATGTAGGTACCCTTAGTGGCCTAAGAATTCCAGCACGCGAATTCCAGCCAGGCCAATTCATGACCGCTACAACTTTGCAATGTTAACCTTCACATAATTTAAAATTGTATTTTGTGCACTTATTGTCGGCAAAACAATAAAGTAATGACTAACGCTCACCATTTGTAACTGAGAGAGATATTTTGGAAGGTCCTCTTTGTTCTTTGGCTGACAGTGGAGGTAATTTGACAAGACGTTTCTCGTCTCCTCTTTGGATGTCAGTGGGGTGTGTTGTTCCCAAATGAGCGCTTCTTCTGACCATTTGCTTTTCCTGAGATAAAGTAGGCGTCGTGGTTTAGCCCTTGGCATTAAATGAATGTCGGGAAGAACTTGTGCAGGTGTACGTTCCGCATTGTCTTCTCGTACGTTTGCGCTCATCACAGTTATTAGCTACAGGACCCGTCCGACCATTAGCATCTCCACTGTTATTGACCATGGTTACTTTTTCTCAGGCGTAACTTAACGCCCTCCATCTTTCAAAACCCTTGGCAGGTTTGCCACACATGCTTGGATTCGTTCTGCCACTAGAATCTCCTCTATTGTTGGCTATGGGAGTTACGTCCCATGTGAAAATCCCAGATGTAGATTCACTAAACGCTTTCTGACTTTCACAACCACTGGCTCCACAGCTTTCGTCTCTGGAACGCGGCGTCGGAAAGACACAATTAAAGGAATCCCCTGGTTCAGATGATACTCCACTATGGCATGGGTTCAGAAGCGGTATGTGCGACCGAAGGTGCAGTAACAAGGTGTTGAATGATGTCACAGTGATGCCCATCACAGTCAGAAGTTTCCCCAGAGGATACTGGCTGTAAAGTGATATCATTTGCTTCAGATCTCACATTCAGTCCCCCAGACGCTTTCCCAGGAGTGTCTGTCTTTAAAGTGGAAATATTTGAATCAGATCTGACATTAAATCCACTTTGATTGTTTTGAGTTTGAGCATTAGTGTTGATGTCGTCACTCTCCTGGCTCTgggtcttctccaaaatgttgtTCTCCAAAATATCGTGAGATCCGTATCGAACTGGAataatgataaattatgaaGGATTCTGCCGGGATCGAGATGTTATACCGACACATGCGAGATATCGAGTGACgagagttcgacacaacggtgaTCGACTGTGCGACTGTGACAGTGAAACATGGTTAGGAGgcagaactggttcttgaatatacgCTTCTCATCGGAAATCAGCTACCAGAAAGTAAACTGTTTCCcatccatcctcgatatctccagggtatacgttgcGATAAATCTGCACTATACCACGAAGCAGTGAGATTATCGGGCCGAGTCGTGATTGAATGGTTTTGTATTAGTATTACACCGTACTAgccagtattccagttacatggtggttgtctgttaataatcgGAACTGGAGcagacaataaagtgatcaacagcatgagcatcgatctgcgcaattttcAACCGaagacccgatcccgttagtctcctctcaggacaagcatgggttactgcaggccaatattctaacctgggCCTTCATGGGTACCTCTGGGTGGAGTATTTCTCCACACAACCTCATGTATGCCTGAAAGCAGGCGGAGATAGTAATCGATGACTGTGAGAAGTATAAGGTACTTACAATGAAATTGGATTCTTGTATTCCATTGCACATGTCAACCACTTGCAGTCTGGTTTAATGGTGAATGCGAGGTGGTGTGAAATAGGATTTGACGTCACAACATAAGattatttcgctcatatgacgacacGCGTGCGTGCTTGTACCAGCCCAGACTAGCTGGTTTTATAGttctagctcactgagataccatgcacCAGTTAAGCACGAatatcccactcagacacatgaTAATGACAGTGGGCCAACCTGTCCTTCCTATAAacattaatgccgagcgccagacATAAACCAACAAGTGCCATATTTTAACTCTCGACCTTCCGCTCTCTGGTTTAACTATTACTACTTACATGCACAGTGATTGCTGAGTAAGACAGAATTGAGTGAATGAATGCTTACGTCACATCAGATATAATTCAAAATACATGGAAACTGAAATACATGCTGTACCTTGTTAACCAGTGTTTATAAAGATCCCCCGAGGAAAAAAGCAAATATCTtatatttcacacattttagtcaACGTTTAGTGTTTCCAATGCGCTTTATTAATACAGAAAGGTTCCTCATGCACACATCACTATAAAATTACTATATGAACGGATTAAATCTAAAGGAATGTTTCTGTGTAAGTAAATGAAAGTTTCGTGTCAATTTATATCTTAAACCTTAAATTAGACGTGATATGCGTCATATTCCATAGAACCATTAACAATGCATGATACTGGAAATCTATTTGAAAATCAAATCTGCAGGGCTTCAATATTTCTGTGATGAGGTTGAGATGTTCTAGGATTTAGGGAATAAACTGAATATGTAAACCCCGAATCTTGGCCATGTGAATGGACTTCAGGATATACGGTACGGTGTTAAAGGTTACATCAACAGACCCTACACTACCGGAGTTAACGTTTACAGGACTGAAACCACCGTAGTAGATGGTGCCCCTATACAGTCTCATGCTCCAGGGAATGGCGCTCAGTGTGGTCACCTCTGTACTCACATTACTGGACACAGTCATCTTCATCAGTGTCTTCTCATTGTTATAATACAGCACACCTGCTGTCTGAGCGAAAATCACAGCATACATGAATGATCCTCTAGCTAATGTTGCAAGTCCTTGACCATCATAATTTACTGTGAACATTTTCACTCCATTACAGGCATATATTTTCTTTCGTTTCTTGTCGAGTGTAATTCCGACTGGCCATTTCCCATACCCGGATAAGTCGGTTATGGCAGTGAAGTCTTTCCCTTCCGTAGACATGCGGCTGATTGTATGTCGTGGGACTTCCGTCGTCAAAAACACAATGTCTCGTTCCTCATCCACTGCCATGCCAAATGTCCGTATACCCTCTCTAACTACAGCCGTGTAGCTTGCGTCCAGAGGAGATGACACTAACTTATCGGGGTGGTCCAATCCTATGAGGAGCTTCCGTGTCCTCGCTATGTAGACAACCGATGACACACCCTTCAttgtgagatgttgatagaCACTGAGGGAGTTAGTGTGGATGTTGAGTTGACGGAACTGTTGGTTAGTGTATGACCAGAGTGGAGCAACCAGGATCCTACGTCTCTCGTTTTCACACGAATCCCTTCCACTCCAAACATCAGCATACTTGGGTTGTTGAAGTATAACCATGTTATCCTGCAAGTCCTTGAGTAATTTGGAGAAATTACGCGACTGTATTTCCATCTCACGGTAGCCCTTTTGCAGTTGCCTCAATTCAGAGACAACCTCACTTGATACCAGGTCTTGCAGCGCATCTCCTTTTAGTACCTGAACCATGGCTTCCCTCACATGCACTTGTATGTTTTCCTTCAGCGCAGTTCTCATTTCTGTCTTTGAAACCTCAATTAGGTTCAATACATTTTCTTCCATACCAAGGATCTCCTTCTTGTTATCATGTAGTTTCCTATCGAACTGGTTCAATCTCTGTATGACAGACGTTAAACTCTCCTCACAACCACAACAACAGATCAGTGAAGTaaaaaacatcaacaaagaAATGTCTCTGAAGTCAGTCATCTTTGGAACTGAACAATGCgtgcgtcgttcctacagtctGTACACTGGAGCCGATCGCTTATTGTATGTACGAGTATAAAAAGCTGTGTTATCGCTACCTAATTAGTGTTGTGTTATAAACTGGGTTAGAAAGCGCTAACTTATCATTGTCTCTCTGATGTAGCGCTATTATGTGTCACTCCACGGGAACAGATAATTATCGTAAACTGCATTTGAAAACAGTCTGAGGCCAGGCCATCAGTATTTTGTGCTTGTTTCTTGTCTCCAAACTCCACTTGCAGGAGCGGGTGGTCCAAAAACACAAATGCTTTAACTGACTGTTTAACTTCCCCTGTGGTATTTTAACCAATAACCTACTTGCTGATAGTTTTGAAATTAATTTCTGATGTGAATCGAGTCGTTTTGGTGCGGAAGGAAATCGAGTATTCATGTAGACGAAGACAGGTGAAACTGACCTGGTGTGGAATGTAAGTATACTTAGTcaaaaacaaacttcacattctttcttcagggcacaataaaagaacaagaggtggtgagatggttaaattgttattacttcattgctgagatctgtgtgatgtactcgatacactgacagtgccacaatcagttcaaAAACATGGGTAAACAGAAGTCAAGTCACacgaataaaaattcgaaatttctcagttcattattgtgtatggccgccccgtgcattcaccactgccaaacaccgtctcctcatcgaccgcctgatgcttgtgaacacgtggttggggattctgcaccattgctcttgcaaggcagcgccaagttcctgctgcaaattctgaggttggttcctaagaccacgaagccttctcccaagtgcatcccgaacgtgctctattggattaaggtcaggggacctcgatgaccggtccatgacgttgattccagcgttttgaaggaaatttcgtgtcaacatcgcggtatgcggccgagcattgccatgctggaactgtagccCTGGGCCATGAACCGCCATGCGGTAAGCAGCATCTGAGGTTTCCACCGGAATGAtagttcccacagaaagcaccctaCACCATGCAACTTCAGCCCctgaatctgtcgacttcctgtacaccaACAtagggcataccgttcacgacgtcatTGTGCCTGCCGTCCGCCTGCAGTctgcgaatctgagggtaaacctggattcatcgctaaagacaactcgattccagtctctccgggtccatcggaggtgacgctGGGCCCAAAGCcaacgttgacgttgatgaaacggcgtcaatattggcccacaaTACTCACGTCGAGAAtagagattggcagcccgcaaccaaTTCCGAATGGTCTGTAGGGGTAGTCGACCCCTAAACATCttagccctggttcgtgtagccggtagaaatctgtcacgtaagtgacgtaggacgatttgacggtcttctgcttgtgacgtcacacgtggatgacccgaccttgggcgatcagaagtggtgcaaGTGACATTTTTtgcagacgacctcgcaagtcatacacagtacaacggctgcatcccattgctcttgcgacgtcaataaccgatcttcccgcttgcagcATGCCAAGTGCACGTTCAcgtttgcacatttgacaatggTGGCACTGAAAGTATGTGGTTAGaattgtggtttaaaagtgttgaAGAAACTTTctatgcgaagatcacgtgatcgactgcatgtgcaaaacctgatttggcactaacgtcatttgcacgacgaatggatgggtttgagtggacTTTGCTAacgtcgaaagatagggatctcATTTCGGACACATAGATGaatcatcagagaaaaagtattcattatttttaaaaattacattttatgaCGTttctttttgactcagtatatttcgCGTCGGAAGAAAACTTCAGGATGGCATGAAATGGACAATACaaattatctagcctcatgtaagaatgtcgagttttgattggtcaacATGACTCTGatcaaataccatgtacatccatcacgatccgccagcgggagtatacgacttttatactcccgctgcgaaagtcatatcatcccgctacgcctcggtgacgacgcgagaagtgagaaaagcgtgcatcgacaagcctttagtaacgtgcggtgcattgaggtcaaacgatcagctggtgtcaacatggcagcaagtcgattcgatgcgtgctgttttgttttgatttagtgaaaacattcagctagataaatgcgctatcacatcgtgtctcgggaaatacggggttttatcagtccctcgtaaggttgtaatacagccttactcgggactgataaggAGGGAAATACGGAGGCGAGGGgtatacaaccttacgagggactggtaaaaccccgtatttcccgagacacgatgtgataacttataaaaACTACGAATAGTCTAGTCTAAATATACAAAACTGTTATTACATGATTAGCTTTGGACGAGTTTCATGTGGTGGGTGTATAATTTGGTTTACAGATCACTTCAGTTTTCAATGTCCCTATGCTGCAGCGACATTCATTACGTGACACCTGTGGTGAGGGCAGAAAACCTGCAGTGGATGATATATACTATTTGTTATTTCTCTGTAAATGTAAGGGAGCGGTGGGATAACCTACAGGATAAAGCgtccgcttgtcacgccaaacactaaattcacttGCTGCAATCATTCTATATATTAAATAGAATTAGGGGATAttcaaatgtgaaaaacaaattgatatttttaatCTTTAATGAAGAACAAGGGAAGCTGAAGGTGATACCTTTAATTAGACTATTCAAAACTATAATAAAGACATTTAACAGGGACTGAGATTTGAATTGCGTGTTAAGTGTCAGATAAATACTGATTACGATATAGTTTTCTCTTGGAGTTAAATCAGACTCTGCTTTCTCGTTGCTGTTCAGCAGTCTGTGTTTATGCTACAACACACAGCGTTAGTTAAACATCTTGCCGCTCTAGTCAACCTCAAGGACTTCAGAGATTAAATAATACCCCTTAGTAAGGGGATGGGGTGGGTGTATATATGTGGATGGGTGTGAGGGATGTAGGATgagtgtgtgtgactgtgtgtgtctgtggagGGTGCTAAATAGGGCGGGGGGCGGGGCGTGATTTTGGTGCATGCATTGTATGagcaatatatattttcatcttTTACTGTGACACATGATGTCAAAATACTTTCTTGAACAGGcatccgtggcgagccacctcctcgtggtggatgctgggtaacgctaagtgctcgccaaccgttgtggacccgggggcatatttggtccacaaacccgtttgccgtgggttgcggccctgtgtcggtggaagaAGGGATCCTGGTGACTGATGACCTGGAACCATGTTCCTATTGCCCAACACAcacacttcggccctgacttcacccagacgggtggttgaatggactcggttcaaccaatcggctggtcaagcCCTCTGCGTGGACAgcgtatgtgtcattgcacaaatttggtttggaattgtttgaatttcggtcttggcactactgttgatctgtaactttttggattgtgaaatatgatcacATGAACTTTGTCTAGAGTCTTATGTCAAGAGGCGAttgctcatgggccaatctggtggattaggtGTTTATAAATCTTCAGCTAGAGTATaccatctgagtatccttggtgctggaAGTCGCAGTACTTTGTGTATGCTTGCTATCTCATATGCAAACTGAATTCGTAATGACTAAACTACCGACGAACGCGATGGGTATCTCAGATCCTTTTATCAATGTAGTGGAATGTTACTAAA
The window above is part of the Haliotis asinina isolate JCU_RB_2024 chromosome 1, JCU_Hal_asi_v2, whole genome shotgun sequence genome. Proteins encoded here:
- the LOC137283670 gene encoding uncharacterized protein, which translates into the protein MTDFRDISLLMFFTSLICCCGCEESLTSVIQRLNQFDRKLHDNKKEILGMEENVLNLIEVSKTEMRTALKENIQVHVREAMVQVLKGDALQDLVSSEVVSELRQLQKGYREMEIQSRNFSKLLKDLQDNMVILQQPKYADVWSGRDSCENERRRILVAPLWSYTNQQFRQLNIHTNSLSVYQHLTMKGVSSVVYIARTRKLLIGLDHPDKLVSSPLDASYTAVVREGIRTFGMAVDEERDIVFLTTEVPRHTISRMSTEGKDFTAITDLSGYGKWPVGITLDKKRKKIYACNGVKMFTVNYDGQGLATLARGSFMYAVIFAQTAGVLYYNNEKTLMKMTVSSNVSTEVTTLSAIPWSMRLYRGTIYYGGFSPVNVNSGSVGSVDVTFNTVPYILKSIHMAKIRGLHIQFIP